In Synergistaceae bacterium, a genomic segment contains:
- a CDS encoding aminopeptidase P family protein — protein MNARLEKLRALMHERKLDSFVLIVDERANSESCHYISGFRGSSAGLIITHNDAILITDGRYTTQAKLQSNYNIIIQSKISVYEYIANAVKDSDWVNVGFEAEKISHADYIKYFVPVKANWVDSSDLILTLRRCKDSQEIEYIKQAAKIGRQALANVLKQTRPGMTEIEFDIKLNEQIKLLGAEKGWAHDDFIVASGERTAMCHAPATDKKFAEGDIVTVDYGAMVNGYMSDITRNFALTHLSDKAREINNILLDAHNQAAKALRPGVSGFDVDLIARKVIENAGYGKNFLHGLGHGLGLEVHESPRLSRTSKDILRAGDVVTIEPGIYIEGWGGLRIEDDYLITEDGCECLTINDNQSIEVI, from the coding sequence ATGAACGCTAGACTCGAAAAATTACGCGCTTTAATGCATGAAAGAAAATTAGACTCCTTTGTCTTAATAGTAGATGAACGCGCAAATTCAGAAAGTTGTCATTATATTTCAGGTTTTCGCGGGAGTTCGGCCGGACTGATAATAACTCACAACGACGCAATATTAATCACCGACGGACGCTATACGACACAGGCAAAATTGCAGAGTAATTATAATATCATCATTCAATCAAAAATTTCTGTCTATGAATACATTGCAAACGCCGTAAAAGATTCTGACTGGGTTAATGTAGGTTTCGAGGCAGAAAAAATTTCTCACGCCGATTACATAAAATATTTTGTTCCCGTAAAAGCTAACTGGGTTGACTCGTCGGACTTAATATTGACTCTAAGACGCTGCAAAGACTCTCAAGAAATCGAGTACATCAAACAAGCTGCGAAAATCGGCCGTCAAGCTCTTGCAAACGTTTTAAAGCAAACCCGCCCCGGAATGACTGAAATAGAATTTGATATAAAGCTCAACGAACAAATTAAATTATTAGGCGCAGAAAAAGGCTGGGCACACGATGATTTTATTGTCGCTTCAGGTGAAAGAACGGCGATGTGTCATGCTCCGGCAACTGATAAAAAATTTGCTGAAGGCGATATTGTTACAGTCGATTACGGCGCAATGGTGAACGGCTATATGAGTGATATTACAAGAAATTTTGCATTGACTCATTTAAGCGACAAGGCACGAGAAATAAATAATATTTTGTTAGACGCTCATAATCAGGCAGCAAAAGCACTTCGTCCGGGCGTATCAGGTTTTGACGTTGATTTAATTGCGCGTAAAGTTATAGAGAATGCAGGCTACGGGAAAAATTTTTTGCATGGACTTGGTCATGGGCTGGGCTTGGAAGTTCACGAGTCGCCGAGATTGTCGCGTACCTCAAAGGACATTTTACGAGCCGGTGATGTCGTTACAATTGAGCCGGGAATTTACATAGAAGGCTGGGGCGGCCTGCGAATTGAAGACGACTATTTAATCACTGAAGACGGCTGCGAATGTCTGACTATTAACGATAATCAAAGTATTGAGGTGATATAA
- a CDS encoding alpha/beta fold hydrolase produces MPIKIESLKTERFALKFFRFGNKASQNKFVIIPGMSLKSVMNYADSVAEAYKIFSRDYEVFLFDVRDDLPENYNISNLAQDLADSLDSLGIKNADILGVSMGGMIAQSLAVNRPDLTRKIVLGSTLSRAKPRTVKFWNDLLTLAREKNINAVNLAFSENVYTPEFFAKYRDAILDANKNLSDSELERFIILTKAVRDFDIYDQLDKIKSPVLVIGAELDKIFGADYSRETANKIGAQLYIYENYGHAAYDEAPDYKERIMKFFQE; encoded by the coding sequence ATGCCCATAAAAATAGAGTCACTCAAGACAGAAAGATTTGCGTTAAAATTTTTCAGGTTCGGCAATAAAGCGAGTCAAAATAAGTTCGTGATAATTCCCGGTATGAGCTTAAAAAGTGTAATGAATTACGCTGATTCAGTCGCAGAAGCATATAAAATTTTTTCGCGCGATTATGAAGTATTCTTGTTCGATGTCCGCGATGATTTACCGGAAAATTATAATATCTCAAATTTAGCGCAGGACTTGGCCGACTCTCTTGACTCGCTAGGGATAAAGAATGCTGACATTTTAGGCGTGTCAATGGGCGGAATGATTGCGCAGTCTTTAGCTGTGAATCGGCCGGATTTGACTCGAAAAATTGTATTAGGCTCTACTCTCTCACGTGCAAAGCCTAGAACAGTAAAATTTTGGAATGATTTATTGACTCTTGCCCGCGAGAAAAATATTAACGCCGTAAATCTAGCATTCTCCGAAAATGTTTATACGCCGGAATTTTTCGCAAAATATCGTGATGCAATTCTTGACGCAAATAAAAATTTGAGCGACTCAGAGCTTGAAAGATTTATAATTCTTACTAAAGCAGTTAGAGACTTTGATATTTATGACCAGCTAGACAAGATAAAATCTCCCGTTCTTGTAATCGGTGCTGAACTTGATAAAATTTTCGGGGCTGATTATTCACGTGAGACAGCAAATAAAATCGGTGCTCAATTATATATTTACGAGAATTACGGCCATGCAGCTTATGACGAGGCACCCGACTATAAAGAACGAATCATGAAATTTTTTCAGGAGTGA